One Rhinoderma darwinii isolate aRhiDar2 chromosome 6, aRhiDar2.hap1, whole genome shotgun sequence DNA window includes the following coding sequences:
- the LOC142656042 gene encoding T-box-containing protein TBX6L-like, which produces MILTKNGRRMFPEFSVSLSDMDPHSLYSICVQAVPDGENRYKWRDGAWSMSGRAEPGPPTRLYLHPESPAPGHRWMERPICFNKIRLTNNTLSQGGQIVLQSMHRYCLRLYIIPTSSNGPHPRPASSISFPETSFIAVTSYQNPRLSLLKIEENPFAKGIKYFKSQQEHNTPKKRQKTMEMDRDGSPECKRYKESAAKLATQRDSRGERTFVLDENTEDKNQRLHVSEDRTAEEEERQEISEKREEERKQIQTPGKEIPRANHIRHLADATYPAQGRYLTHRECIESREERSHRTDNLVQWDLITQRPMWAQPSSISPLPAMAYPPPACHIGHRFAHPSPSALAPFPSSIADLPNVAPYFMGSWASPPIRLSYPLSALHLSFLQQMSTTPWYLPPHATSRGV; this is translated from the exons ATGATACTCACCAAAAATGGAAG GCGGATGTTCCCGGAGTTTTCCGTCTCCCTGTCCGACATGGACCCGCATTCTCTCTACTCCATCTGCGTCCAGGCCGTCCCTGATGGTGAAAACCGTTACAAGTGGCGTGACGGGGCCTGGAGTATGAGCGGCAGAGCAGAGCCGGGGCCCCCCACCCGCCTTTATCTCCACCCCGAATCCCCAGCCCCCGGTCACCGATGGATGGAGAGACCCATCTGCTTCAACAAGATCCGACTGACCAACAATACCCTGAGCCAGGGAGGGCAG ATCGTCCTGCAGTCCATGCACCGCTACTGCCTGCGATTATACATCATCCCCACGTCTAGTAACGGACCCCACCCCCGACCAGCCTCCTCCATCTCTTTCCCCGAGACGTCCTTCATAGCGGTCACCAGCTACCAGAACCCCAGG CTCTCCTTGTTGAAAATTGAAGAAAATCCATTTGCAAAAGGAATCAAATATTTCAAGAGTCAGCAGGAACA CAACACTCCAAAAAAAAGGCAGAAGACGATGGAAATGGACAGAGAtgggtccccag AGTGCAAGAGATACAAAGAGAGCGCAGCCAAACTGGCAACTCAAAGAGACAGCAGAGGGGAGAGAACATTTGTCTTAGATGAGAACACAGAGGACAAAAATCAGAGACTGCATGTGTCAGAAGACCGTACAGCCGAGGAAGAGGAGAGACAGGAGATCTCAGAAAAGAGAGAGGAGGAAAGAAAACAGATACAGACACCTGGAAAAGAGATTCCCAGAGCCAATCACATTAGGCATTTGGCAGACGCCACATACCCGGCACAGGGTAGATACTTGACACATAGGGAATGTATAGAAAGCAGAGAAGAGAGATCCCACAGGACGGACAATCTAGTGCAGTGGGATCTCATAACACAGAGACCAATGTGGGCACAACCATCTTCCATCTCTCCGCTGCCAGCGATGGCCTATCCTCCACCTGCCTGTCACATAGGTCACAG ATTCGCTCATCCGTCCCCTTCTGCTTTAGCTCCATTTCCTTCCTCGATCGCTGATTTGCCCAATGTTGCCCCCTATTTTATGGGTTCCTGGGCATCCCCGCCAATAAGACTGAGTTATCCCCTTTCTGCACTGCACCTATCATTCTTGCAGCAGATGAGCACAACACCCTGGTACCTGCCTCCGCATGCCACCTCTAGGGGGGTCTGA
- the LOC142656550 gene encoding T-box transcription factor TBX6-like, which yields MYHSDIFQQYGPSYAMRPPHALPPNYPTAGGHHEPYRYTDLEVASSQRYDGLFTALDTSQRILGAAPLTPLSLPPGPALGFGQPQPPCEAPRLPGNVKMNLENHDLWKQFHAIGTEMIITKSGRRMFPQCKISVTGLEPDGKYVLLADIVPVDNSRYKWQEDHWEPSGRAEPRLPERVYIHPDSPAPGSHWMKQPISFHKIKLTNNTLDQMGHIILHSMHRYQPRFHIVRAQDVFSRRWGGCSSFTFPETMFLTVTAYQNEKITQLKIQTNPFAKGFREDGLKNKRDRPVRVKRKPTSAEQEEEQESYPPAECKRPLYSGPCDSTLDIGGVLALPLPSPDCSFHLITPPNPTPPSTEAADPSPLPITSNQEQAANLEINPQTSDNFLRPESQTYPEMPAGRDGSMYTCQSDPQAPGVSRPSGLQRFTATFQAQEPPQLYDGQSEYRLYGQDMACVGDYGPSSCAIPPPGREEEGGIRGYPKNSDLRFQHFLPNSGPKLGLQFSGPQIQRLYSGGGWM from the exons ATGTATCACTCAGATATATTCCAGCAATATGGACCATCATATGCGATGAGACCACCCCATGCCCTGCCACCAAACTACCCAACTGCCGGCGGGCACCATGAGCCCTACAGATACACAG ACCTAGAGGTTGCGTCCAGTCAGCGATACGATGGTCTCTTTACAGCGCTGGATACTTCCCAAAGGATTCTGGGAGCAGCACCGCTCACGCCGCTCTCCCTGCCCCCTGGACCCGCTCTGGGGTTTGGCCAGCCGCAGCCCCCTTGTGAGGCGCCCCGACTTCCCGGGAATGTGAAGATGAACCTGGAAAACCACGACCTCTGGAAACAGTTTCACGCCATAGGAACCGAAATGATTATTACAAAGTCTGGGAG GAGAATGTTTCCGCAGTGTAAGATCAGCGTGACCGGCCTGGAGCCAGATGGTAAATACgtcctccttgctgacatcgtcCCGGTGGACAATTCCCGGTACAAGTGGCAGGAAGATCACTGGGAGCCGAGCGGAAGAGCAGAGCCAAGGTTGCCCGAGAGAGTCTACATCCACCCGGACTCCCCGGCGCCCGGCTCGCACTGGATGAAGCAGCCCATCTCCTTCCACAAGATCAAGCTCACCAACAACACCCTGGACCAAATGGGTCAT ATTATCCTGCACTCTATGCACCGGTATCAGCCCCGTTTCCACATCGTCCGAGCCCAGGATGTGTTCAGCCGCCGATGGGGCGGCTGCTCCTCCTTCACATTCCCAGAGACCATGTTCCTGACTGTCACCGCGTACCAGAACGAGAAG ATAACGCAGCTCAAGATCCAGACAAACCCTTTTGCAAAAGGTTTCCGGGAAGACGGTCTGAAGAATAAGAG GGATCGCCCCGtccgggtgaagaggaaaccgacAAgcgcagagcaggaggaggaacaGGAGTCGTATCCGCCAG CGGAGTGTAAGCGGCCGCTGTATTCAGGACCCTGTGACTCCACCCTGGATATAGGAGGGGTTCTTGCTCTGCCGCTCCCCAGTCCAGATTGTTCTTTCCACCTAATCACCCCACCAAACCCAACGCCTCCCTCCACCGAGGCAGCAGACCCTTCTCCCCTCCCCATTACATCCAATCAGGAGCAAGCAGCCAACCTGGAGATCAACCCTCAAACTAGTGACAACTTCTTGCGGCCAGAAAGTCAAACCTACCCGGAGATGCCAGCCGGCCGAGATGGCAGCATGTACACGTG CCAAAGTGACCCGCAGGCCCCGGGGGTCAGTCGCCCATCCGGCCTCCAACGCTTCACCGCCACATTCCAAGCACAAGAACCCCCCCAGCTGTATGACGGCCAATCAGAGTACAGGCTTTACGGACAGGACATGGCCTGTGTAGGGGATTATGGACCCTCTTCCTGCGCCATTCCCCCACCAGGTCGAGAAGAGGAAGGGGGCATCCGCGGTTACCCAAAGAACTCCGACCTCCGATTCCAGCATTTCCTCCCCAATTCAGGACCTAAACTAGGACTGCAGTTCTCAGGGCCTCAGATTCAGCGTCTGTACTCCGGGGGAGGCTGGATGTGA
- the PPP4C gene encoding serine/threonine-protein phosphatase 4 catalytic subunit has protein sequence MTEISDLDRQIEQLRRCELIKESEVKALCAKAREILVEESNVQRVDSPVTVCGDIHGQFYDLKELFRVGGDVPETNYLFMGDFVDRGFYSVETFLLLLALKVRYPDRITLIRGNHESRQITQVYGFYDECLRKYGSVTVWRYCTEIFDYLSLSAIIDGKIFCVHGGLSPSIQTLDQIRTIDRKQEVPHDGPMCDLLWSDPEDTTGWGVSPRGAGYLFGSDVVAQFNSANNIDMICRAHQLVMEGYKWHFNETVLTVWSAPNYCYRCGNVAAILELDEHLQKEFIIFEAAPQETRGIPSKKPVADYFL, from the exons ATGACTGAAATCAGTGACCTCGACCGGCAGATTGAGCAGCTGAGACGCTGTGAGCTCATCAAGGAGAGCGAAGTCAAAGCCCTCTGTGCCAAGGCCCG GGAGATTCTAGTTGAAGAGAGCAATGTCCAGAGGGTGGACTCCCCTGTCACA GTCTGCGGTGACATCCACGGCCAATTCTATGACCTGAAGGAGTTGTTCCGG GTTGGGGGGGATGTTCCAGAAACAAACTACCTGTTCATGGGAGACTTTGTGGACCGCGGCTTTTACAGTGTCGAAACATTCCTCCTCCTCCTAGCATTAAAG GTTCGCTaccctgacaggatcacactgattCGTGGGAACCATGAAAGTCGACAGATCACACAAGTCTATGGATTCTATGATGAATGTTTGCGCAAATACGGCTCGGTAACGGTCTGGCGGTACTGCACGGAAATCTTCGACTATCTTAGCCTGTCCGCCATTATTGATGGAAAG ATCTTCTGTGTACACGGTGGACTCTCGCCATCAATACAGACCCTGGACCAGATACGAACCATTGATCGGAAGCAGGAGGTCCCTCACGACGGCCCCATGTGCGACCTGCTTTGGTCTGATCCAGAAG ATACCACCGGGTGGGGCGTGAGCCCTCGGGGAGCCGGTTACCTGTTTGGTAGTGATGTCGTAGCGCAGTTCAATTCAGCAAATAACATCGATATGATCTGCCGGGCGCACCAGCTGGTCATGGAAGGCTATAAATGGCACTTCAATGAGACCGTCTTGACTGTATGGTCTGCGCCAAACTACTGTTATAG ATGTGGAAACGTCGCTGCCATTCTCGAGCTGGACGAGCATCTTCAGAAGGAATTCATCATTTTTGAAGCCGCTCCGCAAGAGACCAGAGGCATTCCCTCCAAGAAACCTGTCGCCGACTACTTCCTGTGA